The following are encoded together in the Chaetodon auriga isolate fChaAug3 chromosome 6, fChaAug3.hap1, whole genome shotgun sequence genome:
- the det1 gene encoding DET1 homolog: MDEDTPTLKPRRIQNQNVVHRLERRRICSGRPGAHWYRVRCFHQNLFPNFTVVNVEKPPCFLRKFSPDGRCFIAFSSDQTSLEIYEYQGCQAAQDLLRGQEGETLLTANDQRSLNIRGRLFERFFSLLHVTNVASNGEHLNRECSLFTDDCRYVIVGSAVYVPEEPPPYFFEVYRNNESVTPNPRSPLEDYSLHIIDLHTGRLCDTRSFKCDKIILSHNQGLYLYRNILAVLSVQQQTIHVFQVTPEGTFLDVRTIGRFCYEDDLLTLSAVYTEAQAESQPGFPRLYTDKTINSLKHRLLVYLWRRAEQDGSATAKRRFFQFFDQLRRLRMWKMQLLDEHHLFIKYTSEDVVTLRVTDPSQPSFFVVYNMVSTEVLAVFENTSDQLLELFENFCDLFRNATLHSQAVQFPCSASSNNYARQVQRRFKDTIVNAKYGGHTEAVRRLLGQLPISAQSYSSSPYLDLSLFSYDDKWVSVMERPKTCGDHPIRFYARDSGLLKFKIQAGLLGRPVNHTVRRLVAFTFHPFEPFAISVQRTNAEYVVNFHMRHVCA, from the exons ATGGATGAGGACACTCCAACCCTGAAGCCCCGACGGATTCAGAATCAAAACGTGGTTCATCGTCTTGAGAGGCGCAGGATCTGTTCGGGCCGACCTGGAGCTCACTGGTACAGAGTACGTTGCTTCCACCAGAACCTTTTCCCCAACTTTACTGTGGTCAATGTGGAGAAGCCTCCCTGCTTCCTTAGAAAGTTCTCTCCCGATGGACGCTGCTTCATCGCCTTCTCTTCTGACCAGACTTCTCTGGAG ATATATGAATACCAAGGCTGTCAGGCGGCTCAGGACCTGCTGAGAGGCCAAGAGGGAGAGACTCTCCTAACAGCCAATGACCAGCGTTCCCTCAACATCCGAGGCCGCCTGTTTGAGCGCTTTTTCTCCTTGCTTCACGTCACTAATGTGGCCTCAAATGGAGAACACCTCAACCGGGAGTGCAGCCTCTTCACAGACGACTGCCGCTATGTCATTGTTGGGTCAGCCGTGTACGTCCCCGAGGAGCCGCCACCTTACTTCTTTGAG GTGTATCGGAACAACGAATCTGTGACTCCAAACCCCCGGTCTCCTCTAGAAGACTACTCCCTCCACATTATTGACCTCCACACTGGAAGGCTGTGTGACACCAGGTCCTTCAAGTGTGACAAGATCATCCTGTCCCACAACCAGGGCCTCtacctctacaggaacatccTGGCTGTGCTGTCCGTTCAGCAGCAGACAATACATGTGTTTCAG GTCACTCCAGAGGGAACGTTTCTAGATGTCAGGACTATTGGGCGGTTCTGTTACGAGGACGACCTCCTTACTCTGTCGGCAGTTTACACTGAGGCTCAGGCCGAGAGTCAGCCGGGCTTCCCTCGTCTGTACACTGACAAAACCATCAACTCCCTCAAGCACAGGCTGCTGGTCTACCTCTGGAGGAGGGCTGAGCAGGACGGCAGCGCCACCGCCAAGAGGAG attCTTCCAGTTTTTTGATcagctgaggaggctgaggatgTGGAAGATGCAGTTGTTGGATGAGCATCACCTGTTCATTAAATACACCAGCGAAGACGTGGTCACACTCAGAGTCACTGACCCCTCACAG CCGTCGTTCTTCGTCGTGTACAACATGGTGTCTACAGAGGTGCTGGCCGTCTTTGAGAACACCTCCGaccagctgctggagctgtttGAGAATTTCTGCGACCTGTTCAGAAACGCCACACTGCACAGCCAGGCCGTCCAGTTCCCCTGCTCCGCCTCATCCAACAACTACGCACGGCAGGTCCAGAGAAG ATTCAAAGACACCATAGTGAACGCCAAATATGGCGGCCACACCGAGGCGGTACGCCGGCTGCTGGGCCAGCTGCCCATCAGCGCCCAGTCCTACAGCAGCAGTCCTTACCTTGACCTCTCCCTCTTCAGTTATGATGACAAGTGGGTGTCGGTGATGGAGAGACCCAAGACCTGTGGAGACCACCCCATCAG GTTTTACGCTCGGGACTCAGGCCTGCTGAAGTTTAAGATCCAGGCAGGTCTGCTGGGACGGCCGGTAAATCACACAGTGCGACGCCTGGTCGCCTTCACATTCCACCCCTTTGAACCCTTTGCCATCTCTGTCCAGCGCACAAATGCAGAGTATGTGGTCAACTTCCACATGAGGCATGTTTGTGCGTGA